In Candidatus Methylomirabilis lanthanidiphila, the following proteins share a genomic window:
- a CDS encoding Glycosyl transferase group 1 encodes MMVVPQYPYPVVGGLERQAHELAKALRELEIEVRVLSGKVALGQPSNDLVEGIPIRRIPWPRQKWLRFLRTPFDLLRHLVTQRKNYDVIHLHQHSWFGLLTISAAKLLGKPILTKLPNVGEFGLPGLASQRLGRLKLAILLRADALVAMSRQSLAELIQAGFPSGRILAVPNGIRLNGMRKTKAVGEATAAPPCRVVFVGRLSKEKALDVLLAAWRQVIHARTSNAILEIWGSGPLESELQQRCHEMGVAQSVRFLGHVDGVSDRLPEKDMFVLPSCAEGNSNAILEAMAAGLPIVSTDVGGTAMLVGKEGAEFLCRPGDSDVLAANLLRLIRDPALRLQIGSAMRRRVERHFDIHRVAETYASAYRLLVAGRRERIKDASHPVILEEPACAD; translated from the coding sequence ATGATGGTGGTTCCGCAATATCCTTACCCAGTAGTGGGCGGGCTGGAACGACAGGCGCACGAGTTGGCCAAGGCGCTACGCGAATTAGAGATCGAAGTACGGGTCCTGTCGGGTAAGGTGGCATTGGGGCAACCGTCGAATGACTTGGTAGAAGGCATCCCCATACGCCGTATTCCCTGGCCGCGACAAAAGTGGCTGCGCTTTTTGCGTACGCCGTTCGATCTGTTGCGACACCTCGTTACTCAGCGCAAGAACTACGACGTCATCCACCTCCACCAGCACAGTTGGTTCGGACTGTTGACGATCTCGGCGGCAAAGCTCTTAGGAAAGCCGATCCTTACCAAACTGCCCAACGTGGGCGAGTTTGGCTTGCCGGGCTTAGCATCCCAACGCTTGGGTCGGCTGAAGCTGGCAATCTTGTTGCGTGCGGACGCTCTGGTGGCCATGTCGCGTCAGAGTCTGGCAGAGCTCATCCAGGCCGGATTCCCATCGGGACGGATTTTAGCGGTACCCAACGGGATTCGACTCAATGGAATGCGAAAAACAAAGGCCGTTGGTGAGGCAACCGCCGCGCCGCCATGCCGGGTGGTATTTGTGGGACGGCTGAGCAAGGAGAAAGCGCTAGATGTGCTCCTTGCCGCCTGGCGTCAGGTGATTCACGCCCGGACGTCCAACGCGATTCTGGAAATATGGGGAAGCGGCCCGCTGGAATCCGAGCTACAGCAACGGTGTCATGAAATGGGTGTTGCCCAATCAGTGCGCTTTCTCGGGCATGTGGACGGTGTGAGCGATCGGTTACCGGAGAAGGATATGTTCGTCCTCCCTTCGTGCGCTGAGGGTAACTCGAACGCTATTCTGGAAGCGATGGCCGCGGGGTTGCCCATCGTCAGCACGGATGTGGGTGGCACCGCTATGCTGGTGGGCAAGGAGGGTGCGGAGTTTTTGTGTCGACCGGGTGATTCGGATGTCTTAGCTGCCAACCTGCTTAGGCTGATTCGGGATCCGGCGTTACGATTGCAGATCGGATCAGCAATGCGCCGCCGGGTGGAGCGACATTTTGATATTCATCGGGTAGCAGAAACTTATGCATCAGCCTATCGCCTTCTCGTCGCCGGCCGACGCGAACGAATCAAGGACGCGAGCCATCCGGTTATTCTGGAAGAACCGGCATGTGCGGATTAG
- a CDS encoding Helix-turn-helix domain protein — translation MALAAKYETTYAVEEVAELLHISPGGVRAMIRRGELRFVKIGRRYLIPESAIDELGFGAIKLFVDIKKPSAYVRSIRRRSEQARDGTKKTKEAFLAEIKAAE, via the coding sequence ATGGCTCTGGCAGCAAAGTATGAAACAACCTATGCCGTTGAAGAAGTGGCCGAACTCCTCCACATCAGCCCCGGAGGGGTCAGGGCTATGATCCGCCGCGGAGAATTGAGGTTCGTGAAAATCGGGCGGCGATATCTCATTCCAGAATCAGCGATCGACGAACTGGGGTTCGGCGCCATAAAACTCTTTGTCGACATCAAGAAGCCCTCGGCGTATGTCCGGAGCATACGGCGGCGTTCGGAACAAGCACGCGACGGTACAAAGAAGACGAAGGAAGCGTTCCTTGCAGAGATCAAGGCTGCTGAATGA
- a CDS encoding Glycosyl transferases group 1: MPKPTILTFVHWYWPGYKGGGPIRTILNMVDVLGDDLEFRIVTSDRDLKDKAPYAGIAADSWQRVGKARVHYTSSGKQGILNWAHLIQNTPHDVVYLNSLFDLAFTFRPLLACKLMEATKNPIIIAPRGELSPGAISLKRWKKVPFLQIAKRLGLYRNIVWQATTEDEGELIRRQFGVNVKVAVAGNLPRTIVDLPPRSDAGVPRGPLRIAFLSRISRNKNLDYALRVLSGARSAIQFDIWGPLEDPVYWEECQTFMEVLRANVKVQYCGLAKPTNVIGILSNYDLLFLPTRGENYGHVIAEAFSAGTPVLISDTTPWRNLQAEGVGWDLPLDAGEHTFVKVIEESGQMIPANREVWRKRVQDFAQKRLYDPNLVSANFGLFLRASGRPCRAEDKATTLGRDLGDPAL; the protein is encoded by the coding sequence ATGCCTAAACCAACAATCCTCACTTTTGTCCACTGGTACTGGCCTGGCTATAAAGGCGGTGGTCCGATACGAACTATCTTGAACATGGTTGATGTCTTAGGCGACGACCTGGAGTTCCGAATCGTTACCTCTGACCGAGATTTGAAGGACAAAGCTCCGTACGCAGGAATTGCTGCTGATTCGTGGCAGAGAGTTGGTAAAGCACGGGTACATTATACTTCGTCAGGCAAACAGGGAATCTTAAATTGGGCGCATCTTATTCAGAACACGCCGCATGACGTGGTCTATCTCAACAGCTTGTTTGACCTTGCGTTCACCTTCCGTCCGCTGCTCGCTTGCAAGCTGATGGAGGCGACAAAAAACCCCATTATCATCGCCCCACGCGGTGAACTATCACCTGGAGCTATAAGCCTGAAGCGATGGAAGAAGGTGCCATTCCTACAGATAGCCAAAAGGTTGGGCTTGTATCGAAACATCGTATGGCAGGCGACGACCGAGGACGAGGGAGAATTGATTCGTCGACAGTTTGGCGTCAATGTCAAAGTTGCAGTTGCCGGGAACCTTCCTAGAACCATAGTCGATTTGCCGCCCCGTTCTGATGCCGGTGTTCCACGAGGGCCTTTGCGCATCGCATTCCTGTCACGTATATCGAGAAATAAGAACCTCGATTATGCGCTCAGGGTACTTTCTGGGGCGAGAAGCGCCATTCAATTTGACATCTGGGGACCGTTGGAAGATCCGGTTTATTGGGAAGAGTGTCAAACTTTCATGGAGGTACTGCGAGCCAATGTGAAGGTGCAATACTGCGGACTGGCTAAACCTACGAATGTGATCGGTATATTATCGAATTACGATTTATTGTTTCTTCCTACCAGGGGTGAAAACTATGGTCATGTTATTGCTGAAGCTTTTTCAGCCGGAACACCGGTTCTGATTTCTGACACGACTCCCTGGCGTAATCTGCAAGCAGAGGGAGTTGGGTGGGATTTGCCCTTGGATGCGGGCGAGCACACCTTTGTGAAAGTTATAGAAGAAAGTGGGCAAATGATTCCTGCCAATAGGGAAGTTTGGCGTAAGCGAGTACAAGACTTTGCCCAAAAACGCCTATATGATCCAAACCTGGTTTCCGCCAATTTTGGTTTGTTCCTGCGCGCCAGCGGTCGCCCGTGTCGGGCTGAGGACAAAGCCACCACACTAGGCCGCGACCTGGGAGACCCGGCATTATAG
- a CDS encoding LmbZ produces the protein MSMDYTEANFLFKLKKAARYIRLYGISRTLAKIRAQYHMKAVASFEGSRWINPNCRNPDSPERNVAMIGCGNYAFSTIAYYINKCNRGLLRCVFDIQKSRAMSLCKAHGGAFAVTDWQEIVADPQVKIVFIASNHASHAEYAVACIGAGKCVHIEKPHVVSQEQLDWLTIALAHNSKSKVFLGFNRPRSVLFRQLQELLAKESGPVMINWFVAGHEIPDGHWYFDEKEGGRVLGNLCHWTDLALHLVTMEKAFPCTIVPSAPIGAKSDFVSSVIFADQSCATFTFSAKGHTFEGVREVLNIHKGNVLANLTDFQRLTVEVVDRKIVTRLRHRDHGHEANIVHSLAGANEDGVPGEDMAYIIATAKFFLAVRQAIDSGEKVVVSREDIGGVVPRLIKL, from the coding sequence ATGAGCATGGACTATACCGAGGCCAATTTCCTGTTCAAATTGAAGAAAGCAGCTCGATATATTCGGCTTTACGGTATATCGAGAACGTTGGCGAAAATCAGAGCCCAATACCACATGAAAGCCGTAGCGAGCTTTGAGGGATCTCGATGGATTAATCCAAATTGCAGAAACCCAGATTCGCCGGAGCGAAATGTGGCGATGATTGGTTGTGGAAATTATGCATTTTCGACCATCGCTTACTACATTAATAAGTGCAATCGCGGTTTGCTGCGCTGTGTCTTCGACATCCAGAAAAGCAGGGCCATGTCCCTTTGCAAGGCGCATGGTGGCGCGTTTGCCGTTACCGATTGGCAGGAGATTGTTGCCGATCCGCAAGTAAAGATTGTGTTCATTGCTTCGAATCATGCGTCTCATGCCGAGTATGCAGTGGCCTGTATCGGGGCCGGTAAGTGTGTTCATATAGAAAAGCCGCACGTGGTATCACAGGAACAGCTCGACTGGTTGACCATAGCACTAGCCCATAACTCGAAATCGAAGGTCTTTCTCGGGTTCAATCGCCCCAGAAGCGTGTTGTTCAGGCAGCTTCAGGAGTTGCTTGCGAAAGAATCGGGGCCGGTTATGATCAATTGGTTCGTAGCCGGGCATGAGATCCCAGATGGGCATTGGTATTTTGATGAAAAAGAGGGCGGGCGGGTTCTTGGCAATTTATGCCACTGGACAGACCTCGCACTTCACTTGGTAACGATGGAAAAGGCATTTCCGTGTACGATCGTGCCATCTGCGCCCATCGGAGCAAAATCCGACTTTGTCTCGTCGGTTATTTTCGCTGATCAATCATGTGCCACCTTCACGTTTTCCGCCAAAGGTCATACCTTTGAAGGGGTTCGTGAGGTGTTGAACATCCATAAGGGCAATGTATTGGCGAACTTGACAGATTTCCAAAGGCTGACTGTCGAGGTAGTCGACAGGAAGATAGTAACTCGTCTCAGGCATCGGGACCATGGCCATGAGGCCAATATCGTGCATTCCCTCGCTGGTGCCAACGAAGATGGTGTGCCAGGGGAAGACATGGCTTACATCATTGCCACAGCGAAGTTCTTCCTGGCGGTTCGCCAAGCTATCGATAGTGGCGAAAAGGTAGTTGTATCTAGGGAAGATATCGGAGGAGTAGTGCCGCGTCTTATCAAGCTCTGA
- the vapC_3 gene encoding tRNA(fMet)-specific endonuclease VapC — MRRQGQPRGFLLDTDVLINLLKHAPGYRLLSHRYPPALYYASISKKELYGKRGLSGAEAKAIAALLQTLRQVNLDARILECFDTLLRNYHSCGLLKADALIAATAWAKGLMLVTGNVQDFHFIEEIAVVPPADFFKSWGSVQS, encoded by the coding sequence ATGAGGCGACAAGGCCAACCGCGGGGTTTCCTGTTGGACACGGATGTCTTGATCAACCTCTTGAAGCACGCCCCAGGCTATCGTCTTCTTTCTCACCGCTATCCACCCGCGCTCTACTATGCCTCGATCTCCAAGAAGGAACTCTATGGGAAACGAGGGCTGAGCGGAGCCGAGGCCAAGGCAATCGCCGCGCTCTTGCAGACACTGCGCCAGGTCAATCTGGACGCCCGCATTTTAGAATGCTTCGACACGCTTCTTCGGAACTACCACAGTTGCGGCCTCTTGAAAGCCGACGCGCTCATTGCCGCGACAGCCTGGGCGAAAGGTCTGATGCTCGTCACGGGTAACGTCCAGGATTTCCACTTCATCGAAGAGATCGCTGTCGTTCCTCCTGCGGATTTCTTCAAAAGCTGGGGTAGTGTTCAATCCTGA
- a CDS encoding amidophosphoribosyltransferase, with product MLDPETGNRIVFNGEIYNYPQLRTELETFGYRFSSNSDTEVLLKLYAEYGQEMLTRLRGMYAFAIWDKTKRGIFLARDPFGIKPLYLVDDGNTLRFASQVKALLAGGQVDTTPEPAGHVGFFLWGHVPEPFTLYKNIRALRAGSCLWIDSSGRKDTGLFFELTAELREHGSERISQEYARKSLSAVLLDSIQHHLVADVPVGVFLSAGLDSSSVVALAAEVGSSALQTLTLGFKEYQDTPQDEVTIAESVARHYGTRHHTYWVQRDDFVADRDRLLDAMDQPSIDGVNTYFVAKAAHEMGLKVALSGTGGDELFGGYPDFVDIPRLVHTFRPFARVPGLGRGFRYLTAPLVKRLISPKYAGLFEYGGDWAGAYLLRRGLFMPWELPDVLDGELVRKGWSELHTLAAMHQSVESIGSDRLKVTALETGWYLRNQLLRDTDWASMAHSLEVRVPLVDLALFRAVTRWVHAGFIPTKHDMAACPTVPLPQSVRERPKTGFGIPVRQWLMADQNVNGMGQRGLRGWAGVVYRNAATRDATHA from the coding sequence ATGCTAGATCCGGAAACGGGCAACCGCATTGTTTTCAACGGCGAAATTTATAACTATCCGCAACTCCGGACCGAACTCGAGACCTTCGGCTACCGCTTCTCTTCCAATTCCGACACTGAAGTCCTGCTCAAACTGTATGCGGAATACGGACAAGAGATGCTCACGCGATTGCGAGGCATGTACGCCTTCGCCATCTGGGATAAAACAAAGCGTGGCATCTTCCTTGCCCGCGACCCGTTCGGCATCAAGCCGCTGTACTTGGTGGATGACGGCAATACACTGCGCTTTGCCTCGCAGGTCAAGGCGCTACTTGCGGGTGGGCAAGTGGATACGACGCCAGAGCCGGCCGGGCATGTGGGGTTCTTTCTCTGGGGGCATGTGCCGGAGCCGTTCACCCTTTATAAAAACATCCGGGCGTTGCGGGCGGGATCATGCCTTTGGATTGATTCGAGCGGCCGAAAGGACACGGGGCTGTTTTTCGAACTGACTGCCGAGTTGCGGGAGCATGGGAGTGAACGGATTTCACAAGAGTATGCCCGTAAGAGCCTGAGCGCGGTACTGCTTGATTCCATCCAGCACCACCTTGTTGCCGACGTGCCGGTCGGAGTCTTTCTTTCCGCCGGACTCGATTCGAGCTCCGTCGTGGCACTCGCCGCCGAAGTGGGTAGTTCCGCCCTACAGACGCTTACCCTTGGATTCAAAGAATACCAGGACACCCCGCAGGACGAGGTGACGATCGCGGAGTCGGTGGCCCGACACTATGGCACGCGGCATCACACGTACTGGGTACAACGGGACGATTTCGTGGCCGACCGTGATCGATTGCTCGATGCGATGGATCAACCTTCCATAGATGGCGTCAACACGTATTTTGTCGCGAAGGCGGCGCATGAGATGGGTCTCAAGGTGGCGCTCTCCGGCACCGGGGGTGATGAGCTCTTCGGCGGATATCCGGACTTCGTCGATATTCCCCGTCTGGTTCACACGTTTCGCCCCTTTGCGCGGGTACCCGGCTTGGGAAGAGGATTCCGCTATCTCACTGCACCACTGGTGAAGCGACTCATCTCGCCAAAATATGCCGGGTTGTTCGAATATGGCGGCGACTGGGCCGGGGCCTACCTGTTGCGCCGCGGCCTTTTCATGCCGTGGGAATTGCCGGATGTCCTTGACGGCGAACTCGTGCGCAAAGGCTGGAGCGAACTTCATACCCTGGCCGCCATGCATCAGTCCGTCGAGAGTATCGGTTCCGACCGACTTAAAGTGACGGCTCTTGAGACCGGTTGGTACCTGAGAAATCAACTCTTACGTGACACCGACTGGGCGAGCATGGCGCACTCGCTGGAGGTGCGTGTGCCACTAGTGGATTTGGCACTGTTTCGCGCCGTTACCCGGTGGGTGCACGCTGGGTTTATCCCGACCAAGCACGATATGGCCGCTTGCCCTACCGTACCGTTACCTCAGAGCGTACGTGAACGCCCCAAAACCGGGTTCGGTATACCGGTTCGGCAATGGCTGATGGCCGACCAGAACGTGAACGGGATGGGCCAACGAGGGCTGCGGGGGTGGGCAGGAGTGGTGTATAGAAATGCAGCGACGAGGGACGCGACTCATGCCTAA
- a CDS encoding Glycosyl transferase group 1 gives MISPQFRPIVGGYERAAERLSAGLAALGHAVTVITERRDRAWPAQEERDGFRVRRLWCLYRPRLHMLTSMTAFAWFLVTQGRRFQIWHLHQYGLHAVLAVGLGKFLHRPVVLKLASTKDQGLERTASALPLARIAQALLRRVDAAVALTYEMKEEALRFGIPASRIHVVGNGVDTLAFRPHGEEERTHFKRQLGIDAKGMVVSVGRLSEEKNPDGLLRAWQIALSDLPTNWKLVLVGDGPMRAELEAFVNDHGLVASVILAGQQSRVEDWMKAADIFVLASHWEGLSNTMLEAMASGLPVISTRVSGCVDLLEKTGAGAVVETGDIATFAEMIVRLAKDPTLRYQMGYAGRPAVEREYSIKVIAAHHKQLYHNLLDGIGD, from the coding sequence ATGATTTCCCCGCAGTTCCGCCCTATAGTCGGCGGCTACGAACGGGCCGCGGAACGTCTGTCCGCCGGCCTGGCGGCGCTAGGCCACGCGGTAACGGTGATCACTGAGCGCCGGGATCGAGCTTGGCCGGCGCAAGAGGAGCGCGACGGCTTTCGAGTCCGGCGCCTATGGTGCCTATACCGGCCTCGGCTGCATATGTTGACGTCGATGACCGCATTCGCGTGGTTTCTTGTCACGCAAGGCCGGCGATTTCAGATCTGGCATCTCCATCAATATGGCTTGCATGCAGTACTCGCTGTGGGGTTGGGCAAATTCTTGCACCGTCCTGTCGTGCTGAAGCTGGCAAGCACTAAAGATCAAGGCTTGGAACGGACAGCAAGCGCGTTGCCATTAGCGCGCATCGCGCAGGCCTTGCTGCGCCGGGTGGATGCGGCGGTGGCCTTGACATATGAGATGAAAGAAGAGGCTTTAAGGTTCGGTATCCCTGCATCCCGTATACATGTCGTAGGAAACGGCGTCGATACGTTGGCCTTCCGACCTCATGGTGAGGAAGAGCGGACACACTTCAAACGACAACTCGGAATCGATGCCAAAGGCATGGTGGTTTCTGTGGGACGCTTGTCTGAGGAAAAGAATCCTGACGGACTGTTGCGAGCCTGGCAGATAGCCCTTTCTGATCTTCCGACCAATTGGAAGCTCGTGCTGGTGGGTGATGGTCCGATGCGTGCGGAGCTCGAAGCGTTCGTCAATGATCATGGACTCGTGGCGAGCGTGATTCTTGCGGGTCAGCAAAGCAGGGTAGAGGACTGGATGAAGGCCGCGGATATCTTCGTGTTAGCTTCTCATTGGGAGGGGCTGTCCAATACGATGCTGGAGGCCATGGCCAGCGGCTTACCAGTGATTTCTACTCGTGTCTCGGGTTGCGTCGATCTTTTAGAGAAGACTGGTGCGGGGGCTGTCGTGGAAACCGGGGATATCGCGACCTTCGCAGAGATGATCGTACGTTTAGCAAAGGACCCGACATTGCGTTATCAGATGGGATACGCCGGTAGGCCGGCCGTCGAGAGAGAATACTCGATAAAAGTTATCGCTGCACACCACAAACAACTTTATCACAATCTGCTCGATGGAATCGGCGATTAA
- a CDS encoding O-Antigen ligase gives MIKLTVYAYAVLIGTNCLAYYSKDVPYFSYAALTMLIVCLFNLAFTKQAQNMFKSLQSIDVMLWCVLLCLPLLYLVLSDEIFERGVWMSYIISLVMFGLMFIFTVNSNFRSIIAYAALTIVIISSGMNIYELLFENNLWSTAPGRSAGWYENPNISAGAITAYGIIYFSHRKISHKRLDFAILSLTGAGVLSTFSRMGFFLLPCDVLAMSLSYFESNNVKTAAIKTAGIYITMLTLFLLGANVISEKMDLSQDALIRLMSFEQQSVRDVYVENRGGMALAAWDLFLQHPLTGLGVRTSLQPSVIPHNMFVGVAVDYGIFGLLVYLGAILRWLWLGIKKLTVDSKMAWLMLIAWVWIVIFSFASHNIIYDATDLLVVAIVLAMSSASSRLPNASKSTATRAWPSSYP, from the coding sequence ATGATTAAATTAACCGTATATGCATATGCGGTTTTGATCGGCACAAACTGTTTGGCTTATTATTCAAAGGATGTTCCATATTTTTCATATGCTGCGCTGACTATGTTGATAGTATGTCTATTTAATTTAGCATTTACCAAACAAGCACAAAATATGTTCAAATCGTTACAATCGATAGATGTGATGTTGTGGTGTGTGTTATTGTGTTTACCATTATTGTATTTAGTGTTATCGGATGAAATATTTGAGCGTGGTGTGTGGATGTCTTATATTATTTCACTTGTTATGTTTGGATTGATGTTCATTTTTACCGTGAACTCAAATTTTCGTTCGATCATTGCGTATGCTGCATTGACGATCGTGATCATCAGTTCTGGAATGAATATCTATGAGCTTCTATTTGAAAATAATCTATGGAGTACTGCTCCTGGACGTTCCGCTGGCTGGTATGAGAATCCAAACATCAGTGCTGGAGCAATTACCGCGTATGGAATCATATATTTCTCACATCGCAAGATAAGCCATAAACGATTAGATTTTGCCATATTGAGCCTTACTGGAGCCGGTGTTTTGAGCACCTTCAGTCGAATGGGCTTCTTTTTGTTGCCTTGCGATGTCCTGGCGATGTCTTTATCTTATTTTGAATCTAATAATGTTAAAACTGCTGCGATAAAAACTGCTGGTATATACATCACGATGCTGACTCTTTTTCTGCTGGGCGCCAATGTAATCTCGGAAAAGATGGATCTATCTCAGGATGCTCTTATTCGATTGATGTCGTTCGAACAACAGTCAGTACGCGATGTTTATGTTGAAAATCGTGGAGGAATGGCACTTGCGGCGTGGGATTTGTTCTTACAACATCCCTTAACCGGTTTGGGTGTGAGAACATCGCTACAACCTAGCGTAATTCCACATAACATGTTTGTAGGTGTGGCCGTTGATTATGGCATATTTGGTTTACTTGTGTATCTCGGCGCAATATTACGGTGGTTATGGTTAGGTATAAAAAAATTAACTGTTGATTCAAAAATGGCGTGGCTAATGTTAATAGCATGGGTTTGGATCGTAATTTTTAGCTTTGCGTCACACAATATTATTTACGACGCTACAGATTTACTAGTAGTCGCAATCGTACTTGCAATGTCCAGTGCATCGAGCAGACTACCGAATGCCAGCAAAAGCACAGCAACCAGGGCATGGCCTAGCAGCTATCCGTAG
- the asnB_2 gene encoding Asparagine synthetase [glutamine-hydrolyzing] 1 yields the protein MCGIAGVFLHQSEMPERERLQQMGDVMRYRGPDDEGFFLAPHIGLVHRRLSIRDLSPAGRCPMASADGLIQVIFNGEIYNWRELRRALADAGIVFVTQSDTEVILYGYLSWGQEVISRLRGMFAIAIWDGRTQRLLLARDRAGEKPLFYYRTPRGLAFASSVEALRSRQLDNRIDPTAMGCYLSHSFIPSPHTIWEGIQVLPPAHTLSVAPFVEPVVSRYWDFPRVGPARKTVPECEAEVNKALDDAVVECLDADVPVGVFLSGGVDSSLIAALAARHRPGIEAFSLGFSEVPYSELPYARRVAAHLGLSHHLFEITADDVVACLPHLVKQYGQPFGDASAVPSYLLARLTRKHVKVCLSGDGGDESFGGYWRLQTGVYSARYGKMVPRAVREHWVPRIAGCLGPLSRRWLALNTLSLSPPGAGFTNSLSWFNQLKELSGPALSPVLHADLAALRVGHALGRPGGCSVVQRILYDDFQVQLPDAYLTKVDVASMAASLEVRAPFLDQRVIELAWGLPDWAKLNWWQLKWLLKRIAARYIPPEVIYRPKMGFAMPLPQWFRAQLGEVLEGLLKDSVAAKEGWIQLEPVRRCLEDHRKGEDHATRLWLILWLELWFRLVVYADKCEGWNESYCVS from the coding sequence ATGTGTGGCATCGCCGGGGTGTTCTTGCATCAGAGTGAAATGCCTGAACGGGAACGCTTGCAGCAGATGGGTGATGTCATGCGCTATCGTGGGCCGGACGACGAGGGCTTCTTCCTGGCACCACACATCGGCCTTGTCCACCGACGCTTAAGTATTCGTGATCTGAGCCCGGCAGGTCGTTGTCCCATGGCCTCCGCCGATGGACTTATTCAGGTGATCTTCAACGGGGAAATCTATAATTGGCGGGAGCTGCGTAGAGCACTTGCAGACGCCGGGATCGTATTTGTGACGCAGAGCGACACCGAGGTCATCCTCTACGGCTATCTGAGTTGGGGTCAGGAGGTAATTTCACGTCTGAGGGGCATGTTTGCGATTGCCATCTGGGATGGCCGTACCCAGCGCCTGCTTCTAGCGAGGGACCGAGCCGGTGAAAAGCCCCTTTTCTATTATCGTACCCCAAGAGGATTGGCTTTTGCTTCGTCGGTAGAGGCGCTGAGGTCGCGGCAGTTGGATAATCGGATCGATCCCACCGCGATGGGCTGCTATCTCTCGCACAGCTTCATTCCTTCTCCCCACACGATCTGGGAGGGCATTCAAGTCTTGCCACCCGCCCACACCTTAAGCGTTGCGCCATTCGTAGAACCCGTAGTCAGCCGGTACTGGGATTTCCCCCGTGTTGGCCCCGCCCGGAAGACGGTACCGGAGTGCGAGGCGGAGGTTAATAAAGCGCTTGATGACGCCGTGGTGGAGTGCCTGGATGCGGATGTGCCCGTCGGTGTATTCCTCAGCGGGGGTGTAGATTCTTCTCTGATCGCTGCGCTAGCGGCTCGCCATCGGCCAGGCATCGAGGCTTTTTCTCTCGGATTTTCCGAGGTCCCTTACAGTGAGTTGCCGTATGCGAGGCGCGTTGCTGCACATTTGGGTCTCTCCCACCACCTGTTTGAAATCACAGCAGACGATGTCGTTGCCTGTCTGCCGCACTTGGTGAAACAGTATGGCCAACCCTTCGGGGATGCATCGGCAGTGCCGTCGTATCTTTTGGCTCGATTGACCCGGAAACATGTGAAAGTGTGTTTGAGTGGCGATGGAGGGGATGAGTCGTTCGGCGGTTACTGGCGCCTACAAACAGGTGTCTACTCGGCTCGGTACGGCAAAATGGTTCCGCGAGCGGTTCGGGAGCATTGGGTGCCTCGTATTGCCGGCTGCTTGGGGCCGCTGAGCAGGCGCTGGTTGGCACTGAATACGCTCTCCCTCTCTCCCCCTGGTGCTGGATTTACCAACTCCTTAAGTTGGTTTAATCAACTTAAGGAGTTATCGGGTCCTGCCTTGAGTCCGGTCTTGCATGCGGATCTTGCAGCGTTACGCGTCGGTCATGCCTTGGGGCGGCCTGGGGGGTGCAGCGTAGTCCAGAGGATACTTTACGATGATTTCCAGGTGCAGTTGCCGGATGCCTATTTGACTAAAGTGGATGTCGCGAGCATGGCGGCGTCATTAGAGGTCAGAGCGCCGTTTCTTGATCAAAGAGTCATCGAATTGGCCTGGGGGCTACCGGATTGGGCGAAATTGAATTGGTGGCAACTCAAGTGGTTGCTCAAACGGATCGCGGCTCGTTACATTCCGCCGGAGGTCATCTACCGGCCCAAGATGGGGTTCGCCATGCCATTGCCTCAGTGGTTCCGTGCCCAATTGGGCGAAGTCCTGGAGGGACTTCTGAAAGACAGCGTGGCGGCAAAGGAAGGGTGGATTCAGCTAGAACCGGTAAGACGATGTCTTGAAGATCATCGAAAAGGGGAGGACCACGCGACACGTCTTTGGCTAATACTCTGGTTGGAGCTATGGTTCCGGCTGGTCGTATATGCTGATAAGTGTGAGGGATGGAACGAATCATATTGCGTGTCATGA